From the genome of Myripristis murdjan chromosome 22, fMyrMur1.1, whole genome shotgun sequence, one region includes:
- the LOC115354755 gene encoding gamma-aminobutyric acid receptor subunit rho-1-like, translated as MQVDAVLVLSCVCLVAAAGKLAQPRGHKLETYKQSRSRRETSRMEGGGNHKSGSPIYKRSPDMTKSPMTKSEQLLRIDDHDFTMRPAFGGPPIPVGVDVQVESLDTISEVDMDFTMTLYLRHYWKDERLAFPSTNNQSMTFDSRLVKKIWVPDMFFVHSKRSFIHDTTTDNVMLRVYPDGNVLYSLRVTVTAMCNMDLSRFPLDTQTCSLEIESYAYTDDDLMLYWKKGNESLNTDDRISLSQFLIQKFHTTTKLAFYSSTGWYNRLYIHFTLRRHIFFFLLQTYFPATLMVMLSWVSFWIDRRAVPARVPLGITTVLTMSTIITGVNASMPRVSYIKAVDIYLWVSFVFVFLSVIEYAAVNYLSTVQERKERKLRERLPCTCGIGNPDEMMIDPQITGYGSMDVNTTGTYGMPENGGRQERMLAQVALNDPQITGQVKASRGYVNIWIDTHAIDKYSRVVFPGAYVLFNIIYWSIYS; from the exons GTCAAGAAGAGAGACCTCCagaatggagggaggaggaaatcACAAGTCTGGAAG CCCAATTTATAAACGAAGTCCGGACATGACCAAATCTCCAATGACAAAATCTGAGCAGCTTCTAAGAATAGACGACCATGATTTCACCATGAGACCAGCATtcggag GGCCTCCAATCCCAGTGGGGGTCGACGTTCAGGTGGAAAGTCTTGACACCATCTCCGAGGTGGACATG GACTTCACCATGACGCTGTATCTGCGTCACTACTGGAAGGACGAGCGGCTGGCGTTCCCCAGCACCAACAACCAGAGCATGACCTTCGACAGCCGGCTTGTTAAAAAGATCTGGGTCCCTGACATGTTCTTCGTCCACTCCAAGAGGTCCTTCATCCACGACACCACCACGGACAACGTCATGCTGAGGGTCTACCCCGACGGCAACGTGCTCTACAGCCTCAG agTCACCGTCACGGCCATGTGCAACATGGACCTCAGCCGCTTTCCTCTGGACACACAAACCTGCTCGCTGGAGATAGAGAGCT ATGCATACACAGATGACGACCTGATGCTGTACTGGAAGAAAGGTAACGAATCCTTAAACACCGACGACAGGATATCTCTGTCCCAGTTCCTCATCCAGAAGTTTCACACCACAACCAAGCTGGCTTTCTACAGCAGCACAG GCTGGTACAATCGTCTGTACATCCACTTCACCCTGCGGCGCCATatcttcttcttcctgctgcAGACCTACTTCCCTGCCACCCTGATGGTCATGCTGTCCTGGGTTTCCTTCTGGATCGACCGCCGGGCCGTCCCGGCCAGGGTCCCTTTAG GCATCACCACGGTGCTGACTATGTCCACCATCATCACGGGGGTCAACGCCTCCATGCCCCGAGTCTCCTACATCAAGGCAGTGGACATCTACCTCTGGgtcagttttgtctttgtcttcttGTCGGTGATAGAGTACGCAGCGGTCAACTACCTGTCCACTGtgcaggagaggaaagagaggaaactaCGGGAGAGA CTGCCATGTACATGCGGCATTGGAAACCCTGACGAGATGATGATTGACCCCCAGATCACAGGCTATGGGTCCATGGATGTCAACACCACGGGGACTTATGGGATGCCGGAGAACGGTGGCCGCCAGGAGCGAATGTTGGCCCAGGTGGCGCTGAATGACCCCCAGATTACAGGGCAGGTGAAGGCGTCCAGGGGCTATGTGAACATTTGGATAGACACCCATGCTATAGACAAATACTCACGGGTCGTCTTTCCTGGAGCGTACGTTCTCTTTAACATCATCTACTGGTCCATCTACTCATAA
- the LOC115354327 gene encoding peptidase M20 domain-containing protein 2-like, with product MENQDRIKGAVQLCIDRLKDKLCELSRDIWSCPELAYNETRAHDRLVRFFSEEEEWRVESHYKLATAFRATWGPVGGKEGDEVLNIGFLCEYDALPGIGHACGHNLIAEVGAAAALGLTGALGQEPDLPVPVKVTVLGTPGEEHRGGKIDLISAGAFADISLVFMAHPAQQDVPFLPCIAIVDVTVKYRGKASHASAYPWEGVNALDAAVLAYNNLSVLRQQLKPDWRLHGIIKHGGEKPNIIPAYTELEFYLRTSLLKDLCDLKAKAEACFRAAAAATGCPVEITYPNPAYSNILPNPTLANLYEKNGKALGIQFQEEPSNFSGSTDFGNVSFVVPGIHPFFYIGSDAMNHTEEYAEAAGAEKAQLYTLRTAKALAMTAVDVLCCPDLLKQVREDFTLAKAKQEQK from the exons ATGGAGAATCAAGACCGAATAAAAGGCGCGGTGCAGCTCTGCATAGACAGACTCAAAGACAAGCTGTGTGAGTTAAGCCGAGACATTTGGAGTTGTCCGGAGCTCGCATATAACGAGACACGGGCCCATGACAGGCTCGTCCGCTTCTTCTCCgaggaagaggagtggaggGTGGAGAGCCACTACAAACTGGCAACCGCGTTTCGGGCCACATGGGGGCCCGTTGGTGGCAAAGAGGGTGACGAGGTTTTGAATATAGGGTTCCTGTGCGAGTATGACGCTCTGCCGGGTATCGGACACGCCTGCGGGCACAACCTGATAGCGGAGGTGggcgctgctgctgcactggggCTCACAGGTGCACTGGGACAGGAGCCAGACCTGCCTGTCCCGGTCAAG GTAACTGTTCTGGGAACTCCtggagaggagcacagaggaggaaagatTGACCTAATCTCAGCGGGAGCCTTCGCTGACATCAGCCTCGTCTTCATGGCTCACCCGGCCCAGCAGGACGTCCCGTTCCTGCCCTGTATAGCCATTGTAGA CGTGACAGTGAAGTACCGCGGGAAGGCATCTCACGCATCTGCATACCCTTGGGAGGGAGTGAACGCTTTGGATGCTGCTGTGCTGGCGTATAACAACCTCTCTGTCCTCAGGCAGCAGCTCAAACCCGACTGGAGACTCCACG GCATCATTAAACATGGAGGGGAGAAGCCCAACATTATCCCTGCCTACACCGAGCTGGAGTTCTACCTGCGCACGTCATTGTTAAAGGATCTCTGCGACCTCAAGGCCAAAGCTGAGGCCTGCTTCCGGGCAGCTGCCGCGGCTACTGGTTGCCCA GTGGAGATAACCTACCCAAACCCTGCCTACTCTAACATCCTGCCTAATCCCACTCTGGCAAACCTGTATGAAAAGAATGGAAAGGCTTTAGGGATTCAATTTCAGGAGGAGCCAAGTAACTTCTCTG GTTCCACTGACTTTGGGAACGTGTCATTCGTAGTGCCTGGTATCCACCCTTTCTTTTACATTGGCTCTGACGCAATGAACCACACGGAGGAGTACGCCGAAGCAGCGG GAGCTGAAAAGGCCCAGTTGTACACCCTGAGGACAGCCAAAGCCCTGGCTATGACAGCTGTGGATGTGCTGTGCTGCCCTGATCTGCTGAAGCAAGTGAGAGAAGACTTCACCCTGGCCAAAGCGAAACAGGAGCAGAAATAA